The following coding sequences lie in one Spirosoma sp. KUDC1026 genomic window:
- a CDS encoding DUF3037 domain-containing protein produces MPEKHLFEYAVIRVMPRVERGEFLNVGVILYCASQGFLKTRFELNEDRLRAFAGKIDITELTERLQAFERICAGRATGGAIGQLAVASRFRWLTAARSTVVQTSPVHPGLCADAGETLDRLFDELVRLY; encoded by the coding sequence ATGCCCGAAAAGCACTTGTTTGAGTACGCCGTTATCCGCGTAATGCCGCGCGTCGAACGGGGAGAGTTTCTCAACGTCGGCGTCATTCTGTACTGCGCTTCGCAGGGGTTTCTAAAAACCAGATTTGAGCTGAATGAGGACAGGCTGCGTGCGTTCGCGGGCAAGATTGACATCACTGAACTAACCGAACGACTACAGGCCTTCGAACGTATCTGCGCCGGGCGGGCAACGGGCGGGGCCATTGGGCAACTCGCCGTAGCGTCCCGGTTTCGCTGGCTGACAGCCGCCCGCAGCACCGTTGTTCAGACCTCCCCCGTTCACCCCGGCCTTTGCGCTGACGCGGGCGAAACATTGGACCGGCTGTTCGACGAGTTGGTGCGGCTTTATTGA